The DNA region GGAATTCCAGGAAAGACAGAGACAGGAAGCCTGACAGTCTGCAGAGGTGCGTCATCTGAGAAGGGAGAAAGTATAGTTAACCCTGTAGCCATGCAACTACGCTGAAGGAAACCTATAGAAAGCCTTCAAAATTCAAGGCAGAAGAGAGTATGTAGGTCATGGTTTCTAGAATCTCTAAGTAGAAGACAAGCTATTGCTTCACTGAGTACATCTTCCAACACTGTAGAATTTATATTACCGTACAAAAAGAACAACTTATTTGGCTTTCCCTTTACAGATAGGTGTCTGCTGTCACACAAATACCAAATCTCTTGTTGTCATCTTAGGTTTCACTGATTCCAGTTTCCTAACGCTGCTGAGGAAGATGCCAGACATTGAACAACTTTATGGTCTTCATCCCAGGTACCTTGAAAGGCGCAGAGTTCGTGGCCATGAAGCTTTCAGCATTCCTGGAGTTTTAGAGGCTTTGCAAGCCTGCCCAAATCTTCTGGTGAGTGGTTAGACTCAAGAAAGAACATCCTTTGGCAGCTGAGATGATGCATGTtaacagagcagaagaaatgtgGCAGGGACTCATTGCTTACAGGGCTTCATGTTCAGACCTGGGCTGCATATTCAGATCTGGCTGTACAGAATAGCAGTTAATTGTGACATATTTGCATATGAGTACTATTTTAGTTTCACCAGTGGGAATCACATGTGCTCTGAAGTTcagaaatgaattaaaattctGATCCCTCTGTTAAAAAGACAAGTCTTTCTAcaaattaaaagtgaaataacACATTGCATCATGTATAGTGTGTTATTGAGACGTTTATGTGGTTAAGAGGATATTGTTGCTTGAACTGGTGTTAGAGCAtctgctttgcttccttttatcCAGGGTGTTGAGACCTCTCATTTAGAGCTGGTGGAAGCTATTTGGACGTACATGCCACAAGTTCACATTTTAGGGAAGTTTCGTAATCGTAATGGTGCTTTTCCAATTCCTCCCGAGAACAAGCTGAAAATTCCTATAGGAGCTAAAATTCAGACTTTGCACTTAGTAGGTGAGTGTGGTAATGGTGAAGTAATTGGCTTAAACACAGGTGAATTTAAAGGCTTTGAAACTCTGCAAGGTTGTAATTCTTTTTAAGAGAGGGAATTTGGAATGTGGCATTTTTGAAATACTAGTTGCTATATATATGTTAGCAGTTCCAAAAAGCAAATTCTAAAAAAATTGCATTGACAAACTGAGGTGAGGAACTTGTGTTTTATAATGGTTACAGCTTTTCTCACATGCCACATAGCAAAGAAAAGATTTCCGTTTAAAAGCCAGAATGTTAATCCAAAGAAATTTATCCTAGGGTTTATAGTTTAAAGCTtgcttaaaatgtttgttttgtttgtgtattGTTAGGGGTGAATGTCCCTGAGATTCCTTGTATCCCAATGCTGAGGCACCTTTATTTGAAGTGGGTGAGACTCACCAAACCACAGCCTTTTAAAGATTTCCTTTGTATCAGCTTACGTGCTTTTGTCATGAGGAACTGTGCCGGTAAGAAGGATTCATATATAGAGGGGATGGTTTAGCATGTAGGAAATCTAATTCTGTTAAAGCTCAATAGGCAACAAATGGGAATGGAAATCTTGAAATAGAAAATTCTGAAATGAGTCTTTGTTTTATTGATGGTGTTGGGTAAAAATGTACACCTCTCCTGTACGTTATTTGGTGCTACATGGTTCTATTGACTTCCTGATCTAGATGGATGTatgtgaacattttaaaattcttttaacaTGAGATATTTGCTGTTAAGTGAACAACCTTCTTCGTCTGTATTGGTTTGTTCTATGTAGGACCCACAAATTCTCTGAAGTATGTTCCCCTAGTGACGGGCCTGGCTTCTGCTCGAAATTTGGAGCATTTAGAACTGGTTCGTGTTCCATTTCTTGGAGGACTTATCCAGCATGTAGTAGAAGATAGCTGGAGATCAGGTATGAAACTTCTTATCCCTCAGACTTCAAgtgaacaaagaaataaataaaaatattggcaAATAACTGGAGACGTGAAGCTTAGCTAGTCTGTAGCGTATCCTTTCTTgatcattattttaaaggtatCAAGTTTGGAACTATGGTTATGGTGCTAAATATAGCTCTGTTCTGAGAATTGTTTTGACCTTTTAACTGTAATTAACTCTTGACTGATAAGCTAACCTTTCAGTTGCATTTGTTGGTGAGTAGAACTAGCAGAATTGGAGGGAGTTGGGTGCAAATAAGTGTTTTAttgattttctaaaaaaagatgcattttgctAATTCAGTTGTCAAGACAATACTGTTGGAAATTTATAAGTCTTAAGGTTGTGATCTGTGATGGAATTgtgaaagaatgttttttttatttatcaggTGGTTTTAGGAATTTGCACACTATAGTTCTGGGAGCTTGCAAGAATGCACTTGAAGTGGATCTTGGCTACCTCATCATAACAGCTGCACGAAGGTATGTCCTTcagatctttcttttcttcttttcctttttcaaaataagcGTGTTAGTAATGAAGTCCAAGAATGTGAAGAAGCAGAGCAGCCTTCAAAATTTTAAGGAATATACATTTAAACTTTATGTAACAGGAGTGTTCTGCAGTTAAAGTAACTGGTGTTATGTCTGTTCCTGCATCACTTTGTGTCATAAGCTGCCGCCTTAGACCTATATCTGAACAGTGTGGTCCTGTTAGTCTCACAACTATATTGATATGCAACTGCCAAATACTGCTATAAAGATACAACAAATATCGTCTTAATCCTGCCATTgttgaaagaatattttcattttattgtgaAAGAGCAACTTGAGTAGTTTCTATGGCAATTGTGTTTTGGCATGCCTTTTAATAGTAACAATTCTTAATTGCATTCAGGTTGCATGAAGTGCGGATCCAGCCTTCCTTGACCAAAGACggtgttttttctgctttgaagatgGCTGAACTGGAATTTCCACAGTTTGAAACTCTTCATCTAGGATATGTTGATGAGTTTTTACTACAGTGTATGACAtcttttatatacataaataattGGCAAAATATAAGTGTTAAAcaagtttctgtgttttcagtcaTGTTCTAAgagtgattaaaaataatattaatgtaCCCATATTGAGGCTGGTGACCTCATACTGccaaatatgtttttcttcactCCCTGAAAGTCTTACTGAAGTTGTGAAAGTCTCGGCTTTATTAAGCTGAAGTAATAATCTGATCCATTTTGTAAAATTGGACTAAAATAGGGAGTTAGACAATCATGCTATAAAAGGCACATTTCTGAAATTTACTGCTGAGTTTGCTACGATCTTTTTCATAGGTAAAATGACGAATGGAGACTTGGTGAAGTATGGCTTGGCTGATGTGGTTGAAAATCCAGGAATTATTACCGATATTGGTATGAAAGCTGTAAATGAAGTTTTTTCTTGCATCAAATATCTGGTCATTTACAACTGCCCACATCTACATAACCCAAATAATTGGATCACAGGTATTGCACACCTTTGAAATTTTAGAGATATTATATGAATTGCTGTGATattaaaagagaatttttctgcttgtagTACCATTTGTTCTATTTCTTAGTAAGTACAGTAGATGATGCTTGGTTTGGAACCATAATGATGCTGCTAACAGTCAGAATGGAGGTACAGAAAATGCCTGCTCTCAAATTTGGAAAGGATATAATGAAAAGTGAGACAGGAATCCTTCAGGAAATGCATCTCTTCTTTTCCATAGATCATTCAAGGTGGACCCGACTGGTTGACCTCACCCTGGTGCGATGCCATGCAATAAAGCTAGATTCTTTTAGTCAGTTCATTGAGTTATTGCCAAGCTTAGAATTTATTTCTCTGGACCAGATGTTCCGTGAACCTCCTAAGGTGAGTCTTTCAGGGAAtggttttactttttgttgttgccaGCTCATTGGAAATATGGTGAGCTCCACCTGTTAGGCATTCTTTTAGAAGTTGTAATTAATTAAATAGCTTGGTAAGTAAAGGACTTTGGTTTGCAGTTGCTATTATCATATGTTAGGGAGAATGCTACTTTTTCCGCAGATTGGAGCAGTGGCAAGGTATGATCTTGTATGAATATGTGACCAGGAAATAAGACTCATAttgattctgtgtttctgttgaAGTCTTTGCTGCTACTTCATTTTGCGTCTGCTTTCTATATGATATTTCTCATGCTGAGAGTTGGTTTACAATGCTAAGGGTTTTTTATGATTTTGTAGTGGGGGAAATGGGAGTGCTGTTCACCTGTTGGAGTGCTTTCAAAGCTtaggaattttatttcttcatgttgTCCCCTCTCCCACACTTGTAACACAAATCATTTTAACAGCTGTTGTAACATAAAACTGCCTATGTaaaaaaactgctttctttGATCATTGATTCTCTCTTGAGGCTACTGTGTTCTGGGAAGACCATGTAATCTGCTATTTGTGTTGCTCTAATATGATCTCATAGCAAATGAAATGCAACTCAATAATGTAAGGCTATATGCTTTGTGGAGTTCCCTTTCATTAGACGTTTAGCGGAGTGTAAGTTTTCTTGGTTGCCATACTTAAGATGGGGCTCTGCAGTGTGTAGCATGAGGAATTATTAGGGACAACTTCCACATTCTTCATGTGCATATTGTCCTGCTATCCCAGGTACTAATGACagaatgctttttctgttggCGTTGGGATATGTTATTGATAAAATGTGtctgtattttcaaatcttAATAGTTGCTCTTTGTCTTCAGGGTTGTGCTCGTGTGGGCCTAAGTGCAGGCACAGGAATTGGCGTCTCATCTGCTCTAGTCAGCAATCAGAACTCTAACAATGACAATGACAACAACAATAACCACCAGAATAACAATAATCCAAACATCCACCACAACAATCACCAACACCCAAATGACCAGAATGAGGAGAATGACCTGCGGCAAGATGGTcaagctgaagagcagcagatTGCAGCTGAGGGTAATCTCCGACCTTCGGGAACCTTTGTAGGGAGGGATTTTATTTGCGTTGCCACTTAGGTAGGGTCCTAGGGGAGATATATGTTGAAAGCTTGTTACTCTTTTAGTTCCTGTTATGTAACCAATCTTTTCTGAAGGCTGTTTGCACATTCTCTGATACCTGTGTGATACAAGCTATCTGTGTATTGTATCTAGTAGCTGTTACAGGCACCTTACAGTTCAATGATACATGTTAGTATGGATGTTAGCTATGTGGAGTTTCATGTGATACTCCTCTGTGAAAGTGTCAAGTGTTTTGTAGGCTGCTCTGGTCAGAGCTGGGAGTACATCAGTGTCAGAtggtatatttttaaacttctccAGCAAAGGCAGATGTCTCTTGGAGGGAATGAACGTGTAAATCCTAGTTATGCTGCTCACTGCAGTAGAATAAGACTTCTGAGAAGATGTGGAAAATCTGGGAGAAGAAACCCCCAGAGCTTAGGCTGGTGGCTTGGCTAAAGAGATGTAAAACAAATCTGTAAGAGACTTGTGCAACCTAGTGACTCACTGAAGAAATCAAGGCAGCTATTACTTCTTAATGATTCTCTGACTCTCTGTGGGTACCAGTTGAATTCCTTCTGTGCTTAGGGGCTCTGttccttctgtttcctctttttgaCCTCATCTTAATCTTTTCAGCACTGAATGAGATGGAGGAGGTGGCACAGGAAGAAGGGGTGGCCGCTGGGCAGGGCCAGAATGAGCTCCCAGGTCATAGCCAGGCTGTTGTTCCTATGGAGGTGGACGAAGAGCAAGCAGGTAACTGTTTGTTGAAAGAAATTACCTTTGGGTATCCCCTTCTTGAGGGGTTAAATTTTTCAGTATAAGTCTGGTTTTGGATGATTTCCTTCAGCTGTGTTCTCTAGTGTGTGTGGAATAATGATGCTAGCACAGCTTATTGCTGTGAAGAAATCTGttgttttaaattctgttttagaGTTCTGAGTTTTCTTCTACATACGGAGTAAAATACCTTGATTGTAAAGCCTTATTTTTGAGCCCAGTATAATAAAAGACTCAAAGGGCCTGAATGAGCCATGTTTCCTGTTGGTGTTAATGGCCTCACTTCTTTCACTGCAACATATGgattcttttttgccttttttttttttcaagccagaaaaacttgttccagtgttaATTTGTATTAGTGACATCATTAGTGACACACATTAGTCACATAAGGCAGTCTTTGCTGGacaaagtaattttctactAAATATACCAGCATCATGAAGTAACATACATCTGTGCTGGATCTGTTCACTTTTTCAAGATAACTcctgaaaacattatttaactTCATGTTTATTTCTTATGTTATTCACAGGCATATATGTCATTGTGATTGGCTATCGTTAGTAGCCAAGAGAGGTTACTAACAAAGCACACTTATACAGAAGCTTGATAATTCatgcttctccttcctgcttccAGTGGTGGGATTTAGAAGGATAATTGCAGATCTTCTGACTGACATTTCTGTCTTTGTGTTGGAGGTTTCAGAGACTGCTTAGAATATATAGTTGTGCAGTTACTCATCCTATGGTGGAAGAATCTTTAAGCtgttctgaagcagaaaaaagattACAGAAAACCTCTGTCTTGTTTTACATTGTGATACTCTTCCCCTTCCAAACTAGAATGCTTTAATGCTGAAATGCAGTGTTTTGCCCTTcttgtatttgcattttaatgagGGAGCCACAGAATGGGTGGACAAATTGAATCAAATTAATCTCCTGTAGTTTTTTGAAGCAGGTCTAAAAGTTCTTCAGCCCTTTAATCTGTGCTTGGCTTATTTTTACATGAACTGTTGGCATTCTACTGTTTTTAGGGCCAAGTGGCATTCAGCCTGTTGTAAAAGCAGCGCCTATTACTGTCCATGATTCAGACAGtgaggatgaggaagaaaacatggGGACTTCAAGAGCCTGCATCTCTAACACCATTGCACAGAATTACTcagatggagaagaaaaaaacagagatcCAGTGGAAACGAGAGAACCTTCAGGTGTGGAACAGATGGGTCCCTAGGCGCTGTTAAGCAAAACTTATTCTCAAGCTTCAGTCTTTCAGTCTTGTTCAGGTTTATTTCTAGCTTTGTAATATGCATGCTTGTTCGTTTGCCCCCtactcttttcttcctgttataAATCTAGAATGAAGGTGTAAGGACGTATCTTTCTGAGCTTAAATCACATAGTCGCTGTACAGAAATGTAGAAATAGTGGTGCTGCGCTGCTTTGCATGCAGAAACCTGCAGCTTCTCTTTTGAATTTCCAAGTGCACAGAATTTATCATGTCTGTGAAGCCAAATTTGCAGCTATGTTGTCTATAtgattgtcatggtttaaccccgcAGCCACCCACTCACTtctccctcacccagaggggtggggaggagggttggaaaggaatgtaaaactagagggttgagataaaaacaatttaataattgaaatagaataaatgaaagaacaataataacaatgatgacaataacagttataatgaaaaggggaagagaaagaataaaacccagAGAGAAAGCGAGAAAGACACGTGGTGCACAACGTGTCTGCTCACCACCCATCCACCGATGCCCCGCCAGTCCCTGAGCCACGatctgcccatcccagccaaccctCCAGGTATAGATACCAGGCATGCCATCCCATGGTGTGGAATACCgctttggccagtttgggtcagctggcCTGGAgctgtcccccctccccattccttgtgcccctccagccttttcccTACCAAGGCCTGAGCAACTGAGAAGTCtcacatcaaaaccaaaacacagcactgtactagctcttaagaagataattaactccatcctaGATGAAACCAGCATAATGTTTCATCTGTCAAACGGTTGctgctgaaacaaaatgtgaCCTTTGGGGCAAATGCATGAGAGTTGCAGCTGTCTTTTGGTTTACGGGCTCCCTGTGGGAGTGTCCTGAAGGAGACTCTTTAAGATCAACTTTACTTTGGTGAGAGGTTTGGAGGTTAGTTAGAATTCTCAGGGTGATGTTCAGTATGGTCACTTTCTCTTCTGAACAACACTTACTATTACAgcatgtgtatatgtgtgtgtatgtattagTAGTAGTATCAGGTTATGTATTACTACAACTCATTCAGAGTTAAAGGCCTAGAACTTCATGGTAGTATGACAACTACAGAGAGACATAGAAAAGGACATTTCCTGTCTTTTGAGTTTACAGCTACAAGCTGCACATCTGTGGCATGAAGTCAGAGTCCTGGGTCCAGTGCCATGTGATGTACAGTCTTTCCAGAAACAGAGATGATGTGGTATTCCCTGTAGTTTGTATTCTAAGTGAAGTAGTTCTATACATACACAGGAAAGGAGGAAGTTGAATTGTAATCTACAAGTAATTGATAGATGAAGTGCCTACAGTATTAAGCTTTAATGAATATTTAGCTAAGCAGTTAACATAAAAATCCTGCATTGTGAAGAACTGAGAAACTGGTCTGGTACTGgtttaatttctgcaaaaccTGGGACATATCAAAGCTGTAATAGATTAAGTATCTTCCTGTTGTAACTAGCATAGTCTGTACACATCAGTCCCCCTGTCATTTTAGTACATTTCAACAGGGCTGGTAGTTTCAACTTGGAAATCTGTAGAGTGCAGTGCTTGTAGTGTAGATGTTAGTTCTGGTTTGAGGGTTGAAATAACCTGTGTTTGGGGACAATTTGCATAAACTTCTGTAGTGCGAGTAATGTTTTTTCGGGCTTGATTTAGTATAATTAGCTGAGAGGATTAAGACATTAGACATTAAATTCCAATTGTGATTTGTACACTATTTGctaggtttttttatttgtctgtaaACTGAAAGTACTGTTGCCGATGTACACTTTTCCTACCCAGGAGGGGGAGCTAAGGATTGCTGTTGAAAGCATAAGCTTTTGTCCTACCTATGTTACTACTTTGTCAGATTTATTCCTCAtatttgagaaaacagaagtcTGTTATTCATGTGGTTTTCATCTTTTTGTGCTTTGGCCTTTTTAACCAGTTAGCTGCTTTGTGAAAATATTAGCCTCTCTGGCAAATATCTGTCTCATTTACTGACAAATACCACAGCATATCACTGCAAAAATAGCTGCAAGACATTACAGAGATTCAGCAACTGCTAGAAATCTTATTAATTCCCATAACATGTGAATAGCAGCATGGTCTTGACAAGATTTGTCATTAGCCTCTGGGCTGCCTTCTGTTTTAAGTAATCTCTAACAGAGTAGTACTAAGCATTTATTTAAGCTGTGTATTGGTTGTCTCATTGTTCTCTCTTGCTTAACTCTTGCAGTGAGCGGTAAAGGCAAGACACCACTGCGGAAGAGATGCAGTGCCAACCAAGTGGGACAGACAAAGCAGTTCCGTACTGaggaaagcagctgtgaaaaaggTTGTCAAGTAACAAGCGAGCAGATTAAAGCAGACATGAAAGCAGCAAGTGACATGCCTGaaaggaacaaaagcaaagattCTTACCCAGGTTGCAGTAATGCTACAGGATCAACGGGAACAtccagctcctgcagtgctgtttcTCCTAGCCCTGACTCTGCACAGACAGCTAATAGCCACTCTGCTGGCAACAGTCCAGCAATTGGAGATGAATCCAGGCAGTGTGTCTGCTCGCCTTGTAAAAGTGAAGGTTCCAGTGAGAGAGAGACTGAGGAGAGCTCTGTTTGTTCTAGGTGTTCCTGCTACAAGCCACAGAACACACAACAGAGGACTAGTGGGTGTTGCGATGGGGAATGCCCATCCACGAGCGGAGCCTGCAGGAATGGACCAAACAGCGCTGGGTCAGATTTTGCACTTAGGACTCTGCCAAACTGTGGGCCTTCGGGAGAGACAGGTGATGAGAGGACTAGTGGGAGTGCCTGTGGGCCTGCCAGTGAGGAGGAGAGCACAGGCTCACAGCGAAGGAGCTGTGAGATTGAGTATAAAGAAGAGTATCCTCGCCGACCACTCACAAGAGCTAGAAGCAAGCTGTCCCATGTCCCTCTGGTGTCAGAGTCAGGTATGACTTATGTGCATATATTAATTACTGAGTAACCTACTGTGCTGGCATGAGACAGTATTGAAAAACTGCAACACCCACAGATAATACTGAAGTTAAACGTGAAGTTATTGGTCAATAATTTTAAACTAAGTGATCAAAGGGTCATAATATTGATGGAACAGAAATGCCTGACTTCGCTGCCACAGCTAGGTAAAATAACCAATCTCTCTGAAAGAGTgccagttactttttttttttctccatgcaagtatttctgtatgtgttaTCCATACATACTAAACGGTGTTTGATTTACTCATCTGAAAACCAAATGCAACTTCTTTTGACAGCTTCTGTCTTCCTGTGAAGGCTGTTATTCATTGAAACATAAGACTGTCTCCCCCATTAAAATTCTccctttaaaaggaagaagacagCAGGTATGCTCAGATCTTATCAAGAAGGCAAAAGTTAATAACTGATACTTTATCAACCAATAAAGCAAGGCATAATTACAATTGAGCCAAGCTTGTGCACCTGCATATTGGATTCTACTTCCAAGTGTATAAGGCATGGTGATCAAACTTGTtgaaaattgtctttttattaGTTTCATGCTTCACAtcatgtaaaacaaacaaaacaataaaataaaataaaaacaaaattctgaagGGCTGGAATGAAGCCATAAATTTTGGGGGAAATTTGAAAGGGGAACTTGCCATTTCCTCGAAGTATACTTTCCAAAATAATGATTTTAGTTGGACATAGCACACTTTATAATTATCTCATATATCCAGGATTCTTTGCTGGGAATGTCTGGCAAGTAAAGTGAaaccaaaaaatgaaatatgctgGTTACAGAGCTGCATTTGTTGGAGGCAGAAAAGATTAACAACAAATTCGTATCTCTTATACACGGAATGGTTCAAACATGGTGTCCTGGTGTCTTTCCAGTTTATCTTAATGTTCCCAAGTGTTAGCAAAACCAGAATCACCTAGGATATTGTAGTCAGATGTATCTCAGATTGGAGAAATGATCTTGGTGttaaatgtctgttttctaCTTTGCCCCATTGTGACTAGTAATTAGTttacaaaaatcaaaagaaaatactctcTATCCTCATCCATTACAAAAACATAAAGTGAAGTCAGTCAGATCTAAGTATTAAATTAGATTGTCTTTCTGAAAGATACCCTCTGCTTTCATATTTCAGTTGTTAGTCAGGAAAAAGATATGTTCtgcttgtggaaaaaaatgtctgtatttcttATATTTAGCCTACACAAGCCAGAACTGTTTTCCCAACTTCATACGGTTAATGCATATGTCTTTATGCacttattttcctctttgaagCGTCAGATATTAGCTGATGCTTGAGGCAGAGTATGAGACTTCATGTGTcgtttttatcttttaaatctGTGTTCAATGCGTAGGACAGTGAGGCGTCTTCTGCCTGGCTGTTACAGTGCTTTTCTTCACTAGGATGGGATATACAACGCGTTAGAGTATAACCTGAAAACTTTTTGTTACAGagttgaaaatgttttttctataaATCGTCTAAAAATTTGCCTTGAATATGACTGGTTTCTCGTACTCTAGAATAAATGACAAAATGTCATTGTGGTTTTTGGCTTCTGTAACAATCCTATGTTTGATAGTGGaagtatgtttttttttttttttccctcctaaatTATTTACTTATATTAAACAGTGTAACaagtaaaatattaaagataatgaaattttaaaagcattatcACCACAGACAGACCAGCTCGTTGAAGGACTACTCAAGTGTGTAATTCTGATTTTTACTTCAGCAAAAATGTAAGCCACAGTATTTCTTATAATAAAGAgggtttttaaaactttcattgTTTGCATTTGTGGTGAAGCAagcttttcacattttaaaatgcatgttatGTTAAACCTTCTGTAAAGATTTCTTGGCCTTGAGCTGTACCTTGAACAGTTCAACGCAAACTTGGAAAACTTTCCCTATAAATATAGCTAGGAAGTATTTTGCTATCTGTAAATACTCTAGGAAATGTCAAAAAAGTGTTACCTGGGGATGATGATCTGTGGGTGCCACAAGTTGAGTACTTAGACATTAAATCTTTAAACCTGTGGATCCCCTAAAGCCATAGCCTGAATTCTGGAGCTCAGAAGGCCCCTGAATGTCACATGTTAATTAATAGTTTACATGTATTGGTAGAATACGATGATGTTAAGTAGGAAAAGAGATGGTTTTTAATGTTACTGATACTATAGCATGGAAAAGTTCATAGGTCTCTAATATTTTGCACCTCTTATCTTGATTGTGAATCTTTGTGAACACGGCAtgtgttttaacaaaaaagtCAAAGGAAGCTTAATTTTAGTAAAATGTGTTGTTTTGATCTGCTaatcacagaaaattaattctagggtatttttttttcccttactgtAGGAAGTAAAGGGTGGTCATCTATCATAATTTCTTCTCAAAGCTTCATCTTAAATCAAGCAGGAATTTTGTCACTGGTACATGAAATGGAGTAAGAAGCAGCTTGGGAATATCAGAGTATTTTATATCTGGACATCCTTTTTAATACTAGGAAAAACTTAGTGTAGTGACAGTTATAAAGAGCAGACTTCCAAGCAATTTGAGATTATTTCtactatttaaaacattaaagctATTTTGGTTCTTATATTTGTCAAGAATGCTCTGTTTGCTGCAGAGAACCAAGTGTATAACTTAACAAATCATCTTTAGTTCTTTTCTTGGCTTCACATTTTTCTGCGATACTGAAACTGTAGGTTCATCATTCCTATGTCTTTATCAAgagcccacccccctgccccaagtTATTTAGGTTACAGTTATATATTAGTTATGAATAATTCTGAGCAACAAACCTGGAAGTG from Falco biarmicus isolate bFalBia1 chromosome 8, bFalBia1.pri, whole genome shotgun sequence includes:
- the FBXO38 gene encoding F-box only protein 38 isoform X3, whose amino-acid sequence is MKCCATSLGYYVHGMPVPEAEGSCYSLSASSEGCGSVCRPLVGVHAHWYLERRRVRGHEAFSIPGVLEALQACPNLLGVETSHLELVEAIWTYMPQVHILGKFRNRNGAFPIPPENKLKIPIGAKIQTLHLVGVNVPEIPCIPMLRHLYLKWVRLTKPQPFKDFLCISLRAFVMRNCAGPTNSLKYVPLVTGLASARNLEHLELVRVPFLGGLIQHVVEDSWRSGGFRNLHTIVLGACKNALEVDLGYLIITAARRLHEVRIQPSLTKDGVFSALKMAELEFPQFETLHLGYVDEFLLQCKMTNGDLVKYGLADVVENPGIITDIGMKAVNEVFSCIKYLVIYNCPHLHNPNNWITDHSRWTRLVDLTLVRCHAIKLDSFSQFIELLPSLEFISLDQMFREPPKGCARVGLSAGTGIGVSSALVSNQNSNNDNDNNNNHQNNNNPNIHHNNHQHPNDQNEENDLRQDGQAEEQQIAAEALNEMEEVAQEEGVAAGQGQNELPGHSQAVVPMEVDEEQAGPSGIQPVVKAAPITVHDSDSEDEEENMGTSRACISNTIAQNYSDGEEKNRDPVETREPSVSGKGKTPLRKRCSANQVGQTKQFRTEESSCEKGCQVTSEQIKADMKAASDMPERNKSKDSYPGCSNATGSTGTSSSCSAVSPSPDSAQTANSHSAGNSPAIGDESRQCVCSPCKSEGSSERETEESSVCSRCSCYKPQNTQQRTSGCCDGECPSTSGACRNGPNSAGSDFALRTLPNCGPSGETGDERTSGSACGPASEEESTGSQRRSCEIEYKEEYPRRPLTRARSKLSHVPLVSESEVAKPKPRQTTKRKRTADKSTSTSDPVIEDDHVQVLTLKSKNLVGITLTNCGITDLVLKDCPKMMFIHATRCRVLKHLKVENAPVVNRFDYAQCKKLNMDQVLDQILRMPPERNRIIYLRPMQQVDTLTLEQKIFSGPYPYHICIIHEFSNPPNVRNKVRIRSWMDTIANINQELIKYEFFPEATRTDEDLKKYTKYPWGRDIYTLEGIVDGAPYSMITDFPWLRSLRTAEPNSYARYDFEDDERTTIYAPRRKGQLSADICMETIGEEISELRQMKKGVFQRVVAIFIHYCDVNGEPVEDDYI
- the FBXO38 gene encoding F-box only protein 38 isoform X5, with product MPDIEQLYGLHPRYLERRRVRGHEAFSIPGVLEALQACPNLLGVETSHLELVEAIWTYMPQVHILGKFRNRNGAFPIPPENKLKIPIGAKIQTLHLVGVNVPEIPCIPMLRHLYLKWVRLTKPQPFKDFLCISLRAFVMRNCAGPTNSLKYVPLVTGLASARNLEHLELVRVPFLGGLIQHVVEDSWRSGGFRNLHTIVLGACKNALEVDLGYLIITAARRLHEVRIQPSLTKDGVFSALKMAELEFPQFETLHLGYVDEFLLQCKMTNGDLVKYGLADVVENPGIITDIGMKAVNEVFSCIKYLVIYNCPHLHNPNNWITDHSRWTRLVDLTLVRCHAIKLDSFSQFIELLPSLEFISLDQMFREPPKGCARVGLSAGTGIGVSSALVSNQNSNNDNDNNNNHQNNNNPNIHHNNHQHPNDQNEENDLRQDGQAEEQQIAAEALNEMEEVAQEEGVAAGQGQNELPGHSQAVVPMEVDEEQAGPSGIQPVVKAAPITVHDSDSEDEEENMGTSRACISNTIAQNYSDGEEKNRDPVETREPSVSGKGKTPLRKRCSANQVGQTKQFRTEESSCEKGCQVTSEQIKADMKAASDMPERNKSKDSYPGCSNATGSTGTSSSCSAVSPSPDSAQTANSHSAGNSPAIGDESRQCVCSPCKSEGSSERETEESSVCSRCSCYKPQNTQQRTSGCCDGECPSTSGACRNGPNSAGSDFALRTLPNCGPSGETGDERTSGSACGPASEEESTGSQRRSCEIEYKEEYPRRPLTRARSKLSHVPLVSESEVAKPKPRQTTKRKRTADKSTSTSDPVIEDDHVQVLTLKSKNLVGITLTNCGITDLVLKDCPKMMFIHATRCRVLKHLKVENAPVVNRFDYAQCKKLNMDQVLDQILRMPPERNRIIYLRPMQQVDTLTLEQKIFSGPYPYHICIIHEFSNPPNVRNKVRIRSWMDTIANINQELIKYEFFPEATRTDEDLKKYTKYPWGRDIYTLEGIVDGAPYSMITDFPWLRSLRTAEPNSYARYDFEDDERTTIYAPRRKGQLSADICMETIGEEISELRQMKKGVFQRVVAIFIHYCDVNGEPVEDDYI